In the genome of Capricornis sumatraensis isolate serow.1 chromosome 4, serow.2, whole genome shotgun sequence, the window CAACTTTTGCCACCATTGTACCTCTCCAGCTTTGGGGGAAGATGAAGAGTTGGAAGGGGAATATGATGAAGAGGAACCTCTTAAGTTTCCCAGTGATCTTTCACGTGTGCACAGTGAAAAGAAACCTGCACCCCGGAGACAACGGCACCGTGTTCCAGCCAAGGAGGACACTCGGGAGGGTGGACGAAGAGATCCCAGATCCCCTGGTCGACATCGGCTGGGCCGGAAACGGAGTCAGGCAGATAAACGCAGAGGACTGGGATTGTGGGGAGCAGAGGAACTGTGTCAGCTTGGACAGGCAGGCTTCTGGTGGCTGATCGAACTGCTAGTATTAGTGGGGGAGTACGTGGAGACTTGTGGCCATCTCATCTATGCATGCAGGCAGCTGAAAGGCAGTGATCTGGACCGTTTACGTGTCTGGGTGGGAGTGTGGGCAGGGCGGCTGGGGGGCTGGGCCCAGGTGATGTTCCAGTTTCTGAGCCAGGGGTTTTGCTATGGGGCAGGGCTGTTCACCCGTTTTCTTAGGCTTATGGGTGCTTTGCTGCTTCTGGCTCTGGCCCTTTTGTTGGGCTGTTTACAGTTGGGCTGGCGGTTTCTGGTAGGATTGAGTGACCGGCTAGGCTGGAGGGGTAAAGCCACCTGGCTCTTCTCTTGGCTGGCTTCTCCCACCTGGCAGCGTTGCCTGATTCTGCTGAGAGAGAGCAGGCCCTGGCAGCAGCTGGTAAGAATAGTTCAGTTGGGTTGGCTGGAGTTACCTTGGGTCAAACAGAGGACCAATAGGCAGGGGAATGCACCTGTAGCTGGTGGTCGTTACTGCCAGCCTGAAGAGGAAGTGGCTCGACTCTTGACCATGGCTGGGGTTCCTGAGGATGAGCTAAACCCTTTTCATGTGTTGGGGGTTGAAGCCACAGCATCAGATGTTGAACTGAAGAAGGCCTATAGGCAGCTGGCAGTGATGGTGAGTACCCTTCCCTCTTTCCAGTTCTTTGTTcccatattttattttccactaCAATTTTTAGGTGGAGTAGAGGAAGGGAcagagatggcaatggcaacccactccagtactcttgcctggaaaatcccgtggatggaggagtctggtaggctgcagtccatggggtcgctaagagtcagacatgactgagcgactcactttcactttcatgcattgcagaaggaaatggcaaaccactcctgttttcttgcctggagaatcccagggaagggggcgccaggtgggctgccgtctatggggtcgcacagagttggacacgactgaagtgacttagcagcagcaacagcagaggaagggagagtaTAAAATCAACTTGAAGatgaaaaattatctttaattctCAGGAAAGAATTGGAAAGGGGATCTGACTTTTCTCTTAAAGTTTTGTATCATGAAATTCTTTTtctcaatgaaaataaatgaacctGGTATAGTAGACAGTGCTGGACTCACTCACCCTGGAATATCAAGGTGAAATCCCTCTGAGTAGGTTGGAGAAGAGGCCTAGTCAGAACGCTTATCAGTTCCTCCTGAACAAATGAGGGGTTTCTGAACGCAGGGAAATCCAACTGCCTTCCTAGTGAGGCAAGTGTGGGAAGATTCAGAGAGTACACGTGAGTGATTATTCCAGGACCAGGTGAAAGAAAAGGTATCTCAAGACCAACAACCGGGCTGGGAAAGGGAAGGCAAATGGGACATAAATCTTGGAgaggcatgtatgtatgtatgtcatACATGAAAATGTTGGTGATTACGTAGGATATAGGGGGTTGTGACTTAAATGCTTGAGGGAAATGGTTTAATACAAGCATGCAATCAAATTGCTTTTAGAAGTAGATATTTGATTGCTATTTTTAGATATGATTGTTACTGCTATTTCTGTACAAGTAAAACTGTTAGGAATATAAATGCGTTctgcgtgctaaatcacttcagtcgtgtctggctctttgcgaccctagggactgtagcctgccaaactcctctgtccatgggattctccaggcaagagtactggagtgggttgcaagtccttctccaggggatcgaacttgcatttctaaatctcctgcactgaagggcggattctttacgactagtgccacctgggaagtccacgaCTATAAGTAATGTGTAAATTCCATTGGAGGACTATTTGAGTGTATGGAACTTGACTGGTAAAATACCAGTGTGCAAATTCCCTCAGTGGTTGCATGACATGAAAGAGGAATGGGCAACCAGAGTTTCCATTAACCATTCTAGGTACAATAAAATACCAGACCTGAAACTTACCAGATAACTAAATTAGTTTGGTGGGAAATATATGCCCCTTATTGGATGGCCTGGGTTATTCTGAGAGTGAGGAACAGTTTTCACTCTCAAATTGTTACTAATGGTAGAGGTCTTTTCTCACCTTCATGTCTTTTAGCAGATTTTGTCTTTTGGGGAATGTCATTcaaaaattctcattttcaaCTGACTTTCTTGAAGTAAAGTTCCCTGAACCTTAGTAGAACTGTCCTATAACCTGAAGTTACTGCCTTGTTCTGGGCCAGAGTATCTGTGGGCTCTTTTTGGCCAAGCcatggggcatgtggaatcttagttccttaagATTGAAgcaggggattgaacctgcaccccttgcattggaagcacagtcttaaccactagatgaCCAGGCAAGTCCCTGTAGTCTTTTTATACAGCCTCTCACTGCCCTTATTAGGGCCTAACATGACCATTACTCGCATTCTGTAAGCTTGGGGATATGAGAGAGATGACAGCATTCTGCAAGAGACTAGCTTTATCTCTGTTTTTGGTGAATGAGGATGGGAAAAATCAAGGAACTGTAGGAAGTGAGAATATTATTTGTCTTGGAGAAAAGGCTGAAAAGTGGATTAAAAACCTGAGGGTCATGGTATGTTATTTCACACCTGGAACAGAAAGGCAAACCATTGTAGGAAATTTTGAGTAGATATGAAAATTTCCTAGTTAGAAACAGAATTTGAGGATTTTTGGAACTCTATGACTGACAACAAAGTTGAAATATAAGCGTTTAGTATGTGTGACAGGGTGATAAACCATCCTTGTTTGCCTGAAATTGAAAGGTTTCCTCAAACATGAAATTTAAATGCTAAAACTGGGACAGTTCCAGGAACACTAGAGTGGTGGATCACCATAGTGCCAGATTTTCTGTATTCTGCTTCATGTGTATTCTCATTTAACACTAACAATCCATGATAGATAAAATACTCTAGGTCATGAAGCTAATGAGCAGAAGAGGCAGGACTTAAATACAGATCTATCTTCAGAGGCAGAGCAATTAACCATTAAgctatattgattcttcaaaAGGGTGTTAAATAGGAAGTTATCAACAATAACCTGTTGATATGAGGTTATTTTGACTCAAGATGGGGAGAGGTTTGGAATGGATATGTAATGAAATCTGTTTTGGTAGGTTCATCCTGACAAAAACCATCATCCTCGGGCTGAGGAGGCCTTCAAGGTTTTGCGGGCAGCTTGGGACATTGTCAGCAACCCTGAAAGACGGAAGGAATATGAGATGTAAGTTGGAGCTAGAAAATTATTAGGTAGGGTAAATGAATAACCTTCAATAGCAGAGATCCCTGGACTTACAGATGAAGGCTTTCCGAGGCAGAACTGAGGTGGCTTGTCTAGCTGGCCAAGGGCCTCTAGAGGCCAATAGATCTGTCTCTCTTTGTCCCTCACTCAATATCCTGACTTACATAGCCTTTTTTCTCTCAGGAAACGAATGGCTGAAAATGAGCTGAGCCGGTCAGTGAATGAGTTTCTGTCCAAGCTGCAAGAAGCAATGAATACTATGATGTGCAGCCGATGCCAGGGAAAGCATAGGTATGATTTAAATAGGACAGGACTGGGACAGCCAGTTTAGGGACTGGGTGACCAAAAACGTTCCTTGTATCATTGGTAGTTGTGGGATCCAGATGGTAAGTAAAAAGACCCTGAGTTTCTACTTATGCCATATTGTCAAGAAATTGAAGATCTGAATTAGCAAGAAGACAAGGTAGTATTTCTGGCTTTAAGATAGGTTGAGGACAGGGCGTACATAGGCATACATAACAACTGAGTGGCGGTAATTTTAGATGTTTGTCAGTAACCGTACTTGTCGGTAACAATGAGACATCAGTAATGATGAGACTGTAGCAATGCTCTAGGTAGTCTTAACATACTATTAAGGAACTGTCCTTTTGTTGAATTTCAGGAGGTTTGAAATGGACCGGGAACCTAAGAGTGCCAGATACTGTGCTGAGTGTAATAGGCTGCATCCTGCTGAGGAAGGTGACTTTTGGGCAGAGTCAAGCATGTTGGGCCTCAAAATCACCTACTTTGCGCTGATGGATGGAAAGGTGTATGATATCACAGGTATACTTCTGTCCTCTGGAAGTATGGGCTCATATATCCTCAGAACTATGATATTTTGGCTAATTGTCTCTCATGCTTGCAGAGTGGGCTGGATGCCAGCGTGTGGGAATCTCCCCAGATACCCACAGAGTCCCTTATCACATCTCATTTGGTTCACGGATGCCAGGCACCAGTGGGCGGCAGAGGTAGGTGGTGTTTCTCTCAATGATCTATCCACTGTCCTAGTTCTGAATATGGTTTCCAATGACATGCTGTTTAGGACATGTAGGTGTCTCACCATTTAAGTGTTTGGGACCTGACTCAGTATGTCTTTAACATATGTATAAATAGATGAACTAGGTAACCATTTGACTCCAGTATCTCTTGCCTCATCATGCCTTCTGTTTTCCTCTCAGAGCTACTCCAGATGCCCCTCCTCCTGACCTTCAGGATTTCTTGAGCCGGATCTTTCAAGTACCCCCAGGCCAGATGTCCAACGGGAACTTCTttgcagctcctcagcccagccctggggccaCTGCAGCCTCCAAGCCCAACAGCACAGTACCCAAGGGAGACGCCAAACCGAAGCGGCGGAAGAAAGTGAGGAGGCCCTTCCAACGTTGAcaccccttctctttcctccaatCAATGTCAGGGAGTCAAAAGGGCTGTGTACAGCACCAGATGGAatttgatttgtttatttttaaatatttaaaaaagggaaaattttaagGTCAAATTGTTCACTCAGTACTTTTAGGAAGCCCTGGAACCACTCTCCCTCCTCCACCagcacccaggaactgaatctttTCTTCTGACAATACCAAAGAAGTAGGGAATGTCTAGAACAAAGAACCTGGGGCCTGGACCTGGGCTGGACGGTATTTCCCATAGTGTGGGAACTGGGTATTTCCCTGGGGTCTGTATGCCTTTATCTTGTCTTTTGCTTCTTAGAGCAGATGAcactccctccacccccaaacGAGTCTATCATATTTCTTGACTCATTTCAGGAGGGAGCCCCCTCCTTTGCCCCAGTATACTAGTTAAAAGAACAAGAAAGCATGTAACCCTAATTATAGGAGATACATAAGAGTTCAGAGAGTGGGAACTCTGACCTTGTGGGTAATCACCCAACTTCATGCTTGTTGCTGCAGGGATGGCCAAaactaatcatttttaaaaaacaagattcaTGCCCTCTGCCCTTGGGTGAGGGGGAAGGGTAAAGGGGCTCCCGGCAGCCCCCTTATGATCCAagggtttgtatttttttaagtttgttcatATTTGTATGTACATATCTATTTAAAGCCAGGGGATTATCTTTCTATAAATATGTAACTGGCAACCTGtatcttccctctcttctttgccCATATAGCTGGAGtcctttttctcatttgaaaatctTTTGCTTCCTAAGTGTTAGAGTGAAGGGCACCTCCTGCTGGACCAAGGGAGGGGGATAAAAAAATACCTTAAAGAAATTTTGTAGTTCTGTAAGTCAGTCATTGTTGCATCTTTCTTCTCTGGCTTTATGAAGACATCTCCCTACCCTTACTGCTGACCAAACTGTagccatatatgaaaaaaattatctttattatgAGGAAAACACACAGTAAAACAGAGCTGGAAGGTGGTGGGAGTGGATGATAGGGAAAACCTTGATCAACCAAAAAGCTGCCCAAGCATGGCTTCCTGCTATAGGAGAGTGATTTGCCCCTTACCTCACCTGTCTTTCCTGATTCAAAGAAACCTGCTCCTAGCAGGGCTGGGCCCAGGGGACCCCATTTTCCAATGAAAATTTGTGAAAGTTTGCATTTCCAGTGGGGGCGTTTGGGAAAGTTGAATAGTTCTCAGGCTGTATAGAGAAAGGGGGGATGTTATAGCCCTTTGTTCCAATGTCCCCAGCCCCATCTCTCAGTATTTGTTGATGCCAAAGAGAC includes:
- the DNAJC14 gene encoding dnaJ homolog subfamily C member 14 yields the protein MAQKHPGEGGLCGAHHSGGASLRTLGPSVDPDILSFSGLRDSAGPAPNGTRCLTEHSSPKYTQPPNPAHWSDPSHGPPRGPGPPLAEEDPDQSEASSEESGVDQELSRENEAGYQDDGNSSFLSIPSTCNCQGTPGIPEGPYSEGGDNSSSNFCHHCTSPALGEDEELEGEYDEEEPLKFPSDLSRVHSEKKPAPRRQRHRVPAKEDTREGGRRDPRSPGRHRLGRKRSQADKRRGLGLWGAEELCQLGQAGFWWLIELLVLVGEYVETCGHLIYACRQLKGSDLDRLRVWVGVWAGRLGGWAQVMFQFLSQGFCYGAGLFTRFLRLMGALLLLALALLLGCLQLGWRFLVGLSDRLGWRGKATWLFSWLASPTWQRCLILLRESRPWQQLVRIVQLGWLELPWVKQRTNRQGNAPVAGGRYCQPEEEVARLLTMAGVPEDELNPFHVLGVEATASDVELKKAYRQLAVMVHPDKNHHPRAEEAFKVLRAAWDIVSNPERRKEYEMKRMAENELSRSVNEFLSKLQEAMNTMMCSRCQGKHRRFEMDREPKSARYCAECNRLHPAEEGDFWAESSMLGLKITYFALMDGKVYDITEWAGCQRVGISPDTHRVPYHISFGSRMPGTSGRQRATPDAPPPDLQDFLSRIFQVPPGQMSNGNFFAAPQPSPGATAASKPNSTVPKGDAKPKRRKKVRRPFQR